In one window of Bizionia sp. M204 DNA:
- a CDS encoding DUF4159 domain-containing protein, which yields MKQRITILLLIITCSISAQEIAVLKYKGGGDWYSNPTALPNLIAFCNTNINTKINEKPETVEAGSMDIFQYAFIHMTGHGNVYFSDEDAENLRNYLLSGGFLHIDDNYGMKPYVTEALKTVFPNAEMIEIPANHAIFNTAYSLPEGLPKIHEHDGNRPQAFGIFHENRLVVLFTYESDLGNGWEDEVVHNDPPEVREKALKMGANIIKYAFEH from the coding sequence ATGAAGCAACGCATCACCATTCTTTTATTAATTATTACGTGTAGTATATCTGCCCAAGAAATTGCCGTTTTAAAATACAAAGGTGGTGGTGATTGGTATAGTAATCCAACAGCACTTCCAAATCTTATTGCGTTTTGTAATACGAATATCAACACCAAAATCAATGAGAAACCAGAAACTGTAGAGGCTGGTAGCATGGATATTTTTCAATATGCCTTTATCCACATGACGGGTCATGGTAACGTTTATTTTAGTGATGAAGATGCTGAAAACTTACGAAACTACCTGCTTTCGGGAGGATTTCTACATATAGATGATAACTACGGCATGAAACCCTATGTTACAGAAGCTTTAAAAACGGTGTTTCCCAATGCAGAAATGATAGAAATACCAGCAAATCACGCTATTTTTAATACAGCCTATAGTTTACCTGAAGGTTTACCAAAAATCCATGAACATGATGGAAACCGACCACAAGCTTTTGGCATTTTCCATGAAAACCGATTAGTAGTTCTGTTTACCTATGAAAGTGATTTAGGTAATGGCTGGGAAGATGAAGTTGTGCATAATGATCCACCAGAAGTTCGAGAAAAAGCATTAAAAATGGGTGCCAATATTATTAAATATGCGTTTGAGCATTAG
- a CDS encoding 16S rRNA (uracil(1498)-N(3))-methyltransferase, which yields MQLFYNPHISETTENFTFDKDESRHIIKVLRKNVGDILQITNGKGWLFSAEITTDAIKKCEAKIIAKTVQKPLSYQLHLAVAPTKMNDRFEWFLEKATEIGITTITPIICDHSERQVIKLDRFEKIVQSAMKQSLNCYLPTLNEAIPFSDFIKQSFEGQTFIAHCEELDRKSLKQVIKPEMAITILIGPEGDFSVKEIETAIKNKFIPVTLGETRLRTETAAIVACHSVAFVNE from the coding sequence ATGCAGCTGTTTTACAATCCACATATTTCCGAAACTACCGAGAACTTTACGTTTGACAAAGACGAAAGTCGTCATATTATAAAAGTACTTCGGAAAAATGTGGGAGACATCCTTCAAATTACCAATGGAAAAGGTTGGTTGTTTTCAGCTGAAATTACAACAGATGCCATAAAAAAATGTGAAGCTAAAATTATAGCTAAAACAGTACAGAAACCCTTAAGTTACCAATTACATTTAGCGGTTGCGCCTACCAAAATGAACGATCGGTTTGAATGGTTTTTAGAAAAGGCAACTGAAATAGGCATCACTACCATTACGCCTATTATTTGCGACCATAGTGAGCGTCAGGTGATAAAATTAGATCGCTTTGAAAAAATAGTTCAATCAGCTATGAAGCAATCCTTAAATTGCTATTTACCGACGTTAAATGAGGCCATTCCGTTTTCAGATTTTATAAAGCAATCTTTTGAAGGACAAACTTTTATTGCACATTGTGAGGAACTGGATAGGAAATCTTTAAAGCAAGTAATTAAACCCGAAATGGCAATTACCATTTTAATTGGACCAGAAGGCGATTTTAGTGTTAAAGAAATTGAAACAGCCATTAAAAACAAGTTTATTCCTGTAACTTTGGGTGAAACCAGATTACGTACCGAAACCGCAGCAATTGTTGCATGTCACAGTGTGGCATTTGTAAATGAGTAA
- a CDS encoding peptidylprolyl isomerase yields the protein MKTLLIFLIGFCAVLHAQEAVTPTFETITNADEAQLFLDSNPSKSNTFIVFNEENHKTELARNLFSSGQATVDGQMERTRYKVVDRFTTTHYRANYIFIDGNKIDAEAAESLIKTISKKYKDGVPFSKLAQQYSMDRNANRNGDTGWFAPGKMHPELERVIINVPISKRDLFSFELKDKSWYYLVLNSYQPKEIKEIKVLKIVEKK from the coding sequence ATGAAAACACTACTAATTTTTTTAATTGGTTTCTGTGCAGTCCTACATGCACAGGAAGCCGTAACACCTACTTTTGAAACAATTACCAATGCTGACGAAGCCCAATTGTTTTTAGATTCCAACCCAAGCAAAAGCAACACGTTTATTGTTTTTAATGAGGAGAACCATAAAACCGAATTAGCGCGAAACCTATTTAGCTCGGGCCAAGCCACAGTTGATGGTCAAATGGAACGAACCCGTTATAAAGTTGTAGATCGTTTTACAACCACGCATTATCGGGCGAATTATATTTTTATTGATGGCAACAAAATAGATGCCGAAGCGGCAGAAAGCCTAATTAAAACCATTTCCAAAAAATACAAAGATGGTGTGCCATTTAGTAAATTGGCGCAACAATATTCTATGGATAGAAATGCGAATAGAAATGGTGATACAGGCTGGTTTGCTCCTGGTAAAATGCATCCGGAATTAGAACGCGTCATTATTAATGTTCCTATTAGCAAACGCGATTTGTTTTCATTTGAACTCAAAGATAAATCCTGGTATTATTTGGTGTTGAATTCCTACCAGCCAAAAGAAATCAAGGAAATTAAAGTGCTAAAAATAGTCGAAAAAAAATAA
- the tsaD gene encoding tRNA (adenosine(37)-N6)-threonylcarbamoyltransferase complex transferase subunit TsaD: MATENIYILGIESSCDDTAASVLLNGRVLSNVVASQKIHEEYGGVVPELASRAHQKNIVPVVAQALKKAGITKNELHAVAFTRGPGLMGSLLVGTSFAKSLAFGLDIPLIDVNHMQAHILAHFIEEADYTKPPFPFLAMTISGGHTQIVKVSSYFDLKVIGETIDDAVGEAFDKSGKILGLGYPAGPEIDKRAKLGNPKAFKFTKPNVDGLNFSFSGLKTGILYFVQRETKANPNFVKENLNDICASIQYTIIGILIDKLKLATKQTGIKHIAIGGGVSANSGIRQALKDGEQKFGWTTYVPKFEYTTDNAAMIAIVGYLKYLEGYFSEQDVTASSRLKI, translated from the coding sequence ATGGCTACAGAAAATATTTACATATTAGGAATTGAGTCATCCTGCGATGATACTGCGGCTTCCGTACTGTTAAACGGTCGTGTTTTGAGTAATGTTGTAGCAAGTCAAAAAATACATGAAGAATATGGTGGTGTGGTTCCTGAATTGGCTTCTAGAGCACATCAAAAAAACATTGTTCCCGTGGTTGCTCAAGCACTTAAAAAAGCAGGCATTACTAAAAACGAGTTACATGCCGTGGCCTTTACTAGAGGGCCTGGATTAATGGGCTCTTTATTAGTAGGCACCTCCTTTGCCAAGTCTTTGGCTTTTGGTCTGGATATTCCATTAATTGACGTTAACCATATGCAAGCACATATTTTGGCGCATTTTATTGAAGAAGCCGATTATACAAAGCCACCCTTCCCTTTTTTGGCCATGACTATATCAGGTGGCCACACTCAAATAGTTAAAGTTTCCAGCTATTTTGATTTAAAAGTAATAGGTGAAACAATTGATGATGCTGTTGGTGAAGCCTTTGATAAGAGCGGAAAAATTCTTGGCCTTGGGTATCCCGCAGGTCCAGAAATTGATAAACGGGCTAAATTAGGAAACCCGAAGGCGTTTAAATTTACCAAACCAAACGTGGACGGTTTAAACTTTAGTTTTTCGGGATTAAAAACGGGAATTCTATATTTCGTTCAGCGAGAAACCAAAGCAAACCCCAATTTTGTTAAAGAAAATCTGAATGATATCTGCGCCTCTATCCAATATACTATTATCGGTATATTAATAGATAAGCTTAAATTAGCCACCAAGCAAACAGGTATTAAACATATTGCTATTGGTGGCGGTGTTTCCGCTAATTCAGGTATTCGTCAAGCTTTAAAAGATGGTGAGCAAAAATTTGGATGGACCACCTATGTGCCAAAATTTGAATACACCACAGATAATGCTGCCATGATTGCTATTGTTGGATATTTAAAGTATTTGGAAGGTTATTTTAGTGAGCAAGACGTAACAGCCTCTTCTAGATTGAAAATTTAA
- a CDS encoding translocation/assembly module TamB domain-containing protein — protein sequence MLLFIILVLLLSIPAVQTGIAKHVTNRINSDFKTNINIERIGLQITGDVELKGVLIRDFKKDTLISATNLNTSILSFKNLYNGKLVFGDIDLEGVIFNLVTYKGETDTNLDVFVARFDEDNQEVSESTFLMSSSDVTIRDGIFRMTNENNETPKILEFTNVFTNATNLLINGPNVSMRINTLAFDDSRGLKMKNLVTNFSYTKEQIRLDNLDIKTENSILKGDVKFSYNREDLQFFTDKVQVNANFTEADIALNELNTFYDEFGINQHATFTTNVTGTLNDLKLNNLKLNTSSNSRVYGDLYFKNLFNKETDNFYMNGKFTNLSSNYKDLKALLPNVLGNSIPSAFDRLGRFTIVGQSEITTSEIKANLQIQTDLGFIDSNLEMKTFNDVDNATYKGKIVFKDFEIGEFMENPNWGKTSLNLNVNGKGFTLEGLDTKLLGDVYAVVYNGYEYNNLEVSGVLGNNIYDGKLISNDENLKLTFNGLADFSKEISEFDFEADVSYANLKAMNFVKNDSLSTFKGVVVMKASGTTVNNAVGNIQFRNTSYINEHDSYFFEDFQITSTFQEEVHYINVNSPDIITGQLSGVFLFEDIGKLFENAVGSIYANYKPHKVVENQYIDFNFNIYNKIVEVFVPDIELGSNTYIRGHVESQEDEFKLTFKSPKIKLFDYFADQISLQVDNKNPLFNTYVEVDSINTNFYNISKFNLINVTLKDTLFIRSEFNGGKNNNDIYNLSFYHTINKENKSVVGFSKSDITFKGNKWILNENRNRNNRLVFDNNFKNVKIDSFLMSHNSEQIKLFGELRDSTYKDIKLNFKDVDLAKITPSIDSLDLRGNVNGKLDVFQQNGLYLPDANITVDDLEINKLVLGSFDAQIRGNESLTNYSVYAKIKDDANESFSAIGIIDVASNVSTIDVDLNFNNFNLSPLNPFLSGILTNIRGDVTGVARVEGSLKKPQLNGDLVLNNSGLTVPYLNVDFEFANKSSVTLDNQSFVFNNIRITDTKYNSKGILDGSINYVNFGDWSLDLDVNTQRLLVLDTQEETEDAPYYGTGFIGGIASIKGPANNLVISVIGETKPGTTFVIPLTDSATFGDNSFIHFLTPEEKLAKSLGQEVRTQNISGLELDFELDITQDAEIEIVIDKVSGSTIKGSGVGGLLIDINTNGKFNIYGDFSVFDGVYNFMYGGIVQKKFIVEPGGTLAWEGDPFSAQIEISAIYKTQANPSPLLDNPINRSIPVHVLTMLSGPLEKPDIEFEFEFPNVSSTVKSELNYRLDSKEDRDNQALYLLATGAFSNRLNDINITGTITERLNGIINGFFSTSDNKVNIGLNYEAGENTPDYQTDDRLGVTLQTNISDRILINGKVGVPVGGVSETVIAGDVQIDFLLNDEGTLTAKVFNRENSIRNFGEEIGYTQGVGIAWNVDFDTFRELIQIIFKGKHEYEEEKAKEAEQAEENNKNLPGYIGFKDEEEKN from the coding sequence TTGCTACTATTTATTATTTTGGTACTACTATTGTCCATTCCTGCCGTTCAAACTGGCATTGCCAAGCATGTTACGAACAGAATAAATTCAGATTTCAAAACCAATATAAATATTGAACGCATCGGTTTGCAAATCACTGGTGATGTGGAACTGAAAGGCGTGCTAATTCGCGATTTTAAAAAAGACACCCTAATTAGCGCCACCAATTTAAATACCTCTATTTTAAGTTTTAAAAATTTATACAACGGTAAATTGGTTTTTGGTGATATAGATTTGGAAGGTGTTATTTTTAATTTGGTGACCTATAAGGGCGAAACCGATACCAATTTAGATGTGTTTGTGGCACGTTTTGATGAAGATAACCAGGAGGTTAGCGAAAGTACATTTTTAATGTCCTCGAGTGATGTTACCATTAGAGATGGTATTTTTAGAATGACGAATGAAAATAATGAAACGCCTAAAATTCTTGAATTTACTAACGTTTTTACCAATGCAACTAATTTATTAATTAATGGTCCAAATGTTAGTATGCGGATTAATACTTTGGCATTTGATGATAGTCGTGGTCTTAAAATGAAAAATTTAGTCACCAATTTTTCGTATACCAAAGAACAAATACGTTTAGATAATTTAGATATTAAAACGGAGAATTCTATTTTAAAAGGCGATGTGAAATTTTCGTACAATAGAGAAGATTTACAGTTTTTTACAGATAAAGTTCAAGTGAATGCCAATTTTACAGAAGCGGATATTGCCTTAAATGAGTTGAATACTTTTTATGATGAGTTTGGTATTAACCAACATGCCACTTTTACGACAAACGTTACGGGAACACTAAATGATTTAAAACTAAATAACTTAAAATTGAACACGAGTAGTAATAGTCGTGTTTATGGTGATTTATATTTTAAGAATCTGTTTAATAAAGAAACGGATAATTTTTATATGAATGGAAAATTTACCAATCTATCATCCAATTACAAGGATTTAAAGGCGCTTTTGCCAAATGTTTTAGGGAATTCTATTCCTTCAGCTTTTGATAGGTTAGGCCGTTTTACTATTGTTGGGCAATCTGAAATTACTACATCTGAAATAAAGGCGAATCTTCAAATTCAAACGGATTTGGGCTTTATAGATTCTAATTTAGAAATGAAAACCTTTAATGATGTGGACAATGCCACGTATAAAGGGAAAATAGTGTTTAAAGATTTTGAAATTGGGGAATTCATGGAAAACCCGAATTGGGGAAAAACCTCATTAAACCTGAATGTAAATGGTAAAGGTTTTACTTTAGAAGGCTTAGACACCAAACTTTTGGGTGATGTGTATGCGGTTGTATATAACGGTTATGAATATAACAACTTGGAAGTATCAGGTGTGCTAGGAAATAATATTTATGATGGAAAACTCATTTCCAATGATGAAAATTTAAAACTAACATTTAATGGGTTAGCCGATTTTTCAAAGGAAATAAGTGAGTTTGATTTTGAAGCAGATGTAAGCTATGCCAACTTAAAAGCCATGAATTTTGTGAAAAATGATAGCCTATCAACGTTTAAAGGTGTGGTGGTTATGAAGGCTTCAGGTACAACTGTAAATAATGCCGTAGGTAACATTCAATTTAGGAATACATCGTATATCAATGAGCATGATTCTTATTTCTTTGAAGATTTTCAAATAACATCAACCTTCCAAGAAGAGGTGCATTATATTAATGTAAATTCTCCAGATATTATTACGGGACAGTTAAGTGGTGTTTTCCTATTTGAAGATATTGGAAAGCTTTTTGAAAATGCCGTAGGAAGCATTTACGCGAACTATAAACCGCATAAAGTAGTAGAAAATCAATACATTGATTTTAATTTTAATATCTATAATAAAATAGTTGAAGTATTTGTTCCCGATATCGAGCTAGGATCCAACACCTACATTCGTGGCCATGTGGAAAGTCAAGAGGATGAATTTAAATTAACCTTTAAATCACCTAAAATTAAGCTGTTTGATTATTTTGCAGATCAAATTTCTTTACAAGTAGATAATAAAAACCCACTTTTTAATACCTATGTAGAAGTAGATAGTATCAATACCAATTTTTATAATATTTCTAAATTCAACTTAATTAACGTAACCCTAAAGGACACATTGTTTATTAGGTCGGAATTTAATGGCGGTAAAAACAATAACGATATCTATAATTTAAGTTTTTACCATACCATTAATAAAGAAAATAAATCCGTTGTTGGTTTTAGTAAATCAGATATCACTTTTAAGGGGAATAAATGGATTTTAAATGAAAATAGAAACCGGAATAACCGGCTCGTTTTTGACAATAACTTTAAAAACGTAAAAATAGATTCATTTTTAATGAGTCATAATAGTGAGCAGATAAAGCTTTTTGGAGAATTACGAGACTCTACCTATAAGGATATTAAACTAAATTTTAAGGATGTTGATTTGGCTAAAATAACACCATCCATAGATAGTTTGGATTTACGCGGAAACGTAAATGGTAAGTTGGATGTTTTTCAGCAAAACGGACTCTACCTACCAGACGCCAATATTACCGTGGATGATTTGGAAATTAATAAGCTTGTCCTAGGTTCTTTTGATGCGCAGATTCGCGGTAATGAATCGCTTACAAACTATTCAGTATACGCCAAAATTAAGGATGATGCCAATGAATCCTTTTCAGCTATTGGTATTATTGATGTGGCATCAAATGTTTCAACCATAGATGTCGATTTAAACTTTAATAATTTCAACCTATCACCATTAAACCCATTCTTGTCTGGTATTTTAACAAATATTAGAGGAGACGTTACGGGTGTTGCAAGAGTAGAAGGAAGTTTGAAAAAACCGCAATTAAATGGCGATTTGGTATTAAACAACTCCGGGTTAACGGTTCCGTATTTAAATGTGGATTTTGAATTTGCAAATAAATCATCGGTAACGCTAGATAATCAAAGTTTTGTGTTTAATAATATCCGAATAACAGATACTAAATATAACTCCAAAGGCATTTTAGATGGTTCCATTAATTATGTTAATTTTGGCGATTGGAGTTTGGATTTAGATGTTAATACACAACGCTTATTGGTTTTAGATACCCAAGAAGAAACTGAAGATGCACCGTATTACGGAACAGGATTTATTGGTGGTATTGCCAGCATAAAAGGTCCAGCTAATAATTTGGTGATTAGCGTTATTGGTGAAACCAAGCCAGGAACAACCTTTGTTATTCCTTTAACGGACTCTGCCACTTTTGGTGATAATTCCTTTATTCACTTTTTAACACCTGAAGAAAAACTTGCCAAGTCATTGGGTCAGGAGGTGCGAACACAGAATATTTCGGGATTAGAATTAGATTTTGAATTGGATATAACGCAAGATGCCGAAATAGAAATAGTAATTGATAAAGTGTCTGGAAGTACCATAAAAGGAAGTGGTGTTGGTGGCTTGCTAATTGATATTAACACCAATGGTAAATTTAATATTTATGGTGATTTTTCGGTTTTTGATGGTGTTTATAACTTTATGTATGGTGGCATTGTTCAAAAGAAATTTATTGTAGAACCCGGTGGAACTTTGGCTTGGGAAGGCGATCCATTTTCAGCGCAAATTGAAATAAGCGCTATTTATAAAACGCAAGCAAATCCATCACCTTTGTTGGATAATCCTATTAATAGGAGTATACCTGTTCACGTGTTAACCATGTTAAGTGGACCTTTAGAAAAGCCCGACATTGAATTTGAATTCGAATTTCCAAACGTGAGTTCTACGGTGAAATCAGAATTAAATTACCGACTCGATTCCAAAGAAGACCGAGATAATCAAGCGCTCTATTTATTAGCAACCGGCGCCTTCTCAAACCGATTAAACGATATAAATATAACCGGAACTATTACCGAACGTTTAAATGGTATTATTAACGGTTTCTTTTCAACTAGTGATAATAAAGTGAACATAGGTTTAAATTACGAAGCTGGCGAAAATACACCCGACTATCAAACCGATGATCGTTTAGGGGTGACCCTTCAAACCAATATAAGCGACCGCATTTTAATTAATGGTAAAGTTGGTGTGCCTGTTGGAGGTGTAAGTGAAACGGTTATTGCTGGAGATGTTCAAATTGACTTTTTATTAAATGACGAAGGAACCCTAACAGCTAAAGTTTTCAATCGTGAAAATAGTATCCGGAATTTTGGTGAAGAAATTGGCTATACACAAGGTGTTGGTATAGCATGGAATGTGGATTTTGACACGTTTAGAGAGCTAATTCAAATTATTTTTAAAGGCAAACACGAATACGAAGAAGAAAAAGCCAAAGAAGCAGAGCAAGCTGAAGAAAATAATAAAAACCTACCGGGTTACATCGGCTTTAAGGATGAGGAAGAAAAGAATTAA
- the pfkA gene encoding 6-phosphofructokinase, with protein sequence MSKNIKKIGVLTSGGDSPGMNAAIRSVVRTCAYHEIECIGIYRGFEGLIEGDFKSLSARSVNHIINKGGTMLKSARSKEFRTDAGQQKAHDNLVNAGIDALVIIGGDGSFTGGLVFNKAFNFPIIGIPGTIDNDIFGTNFTLGFDTALNTVVEVIDKIRDTASSHKRLFFVEVMGRDVGHIALNAGVGAGAEEILIPEEDLGLDRLLESLRRSKKSGKSSSIVVVAEGDKIGKNVFELKDYVEENMEEYEVRVSVLGHMQRGGSPSCFDRVLASRMGVKAVETLLEGKTNFMVGILDNKITLTPLEKAVKGKTEINKELLRVSDIMTT encoded by the coding sequence ATGTCAAAAAATATTAAAAAAATAGGTGTTTTAACCTCTGGTGGTGATTCGCCAGGCATGAATGCCGCCATTCGTTCCGTTGTTAGAACCTGTGCATACCATGAAATAGAATGTATTGGTATTTATCGCGGTTTCGAAGGATTGATTGAAGGCGATTTTAAATCCCTTTCAGCACGTAGTGTAAACCACATTATCAATAAAGGAGGCACCATGCTAAAGTCGGCTAGATCTAAAGAATTTAGAACAGATGCAGGTCAGCAGAAAGCGCATGACAACCTTGTTAATGCAGGTATAGATGCTTTAGTTATTATTGGAGGTGATGGTAGTTTTACGGGAGGTTTAGTTTTTAATAAAGCCTTTAATTTCCCTATTATTGGTATCCCAGGAACTATAGATAATGATATTTTTGGCACCAACTTTACGTTGGGTTTTGATACCGCTTTAAATACGGTTGTTGAGGTAATTGATAAAATACGAGACACAGCAAGTTCACACAAACGATTGTTTTTTGTGGAGGTTATGGGTCGCGATGTTGGTCACATTGCCTTAAATGCAGGTGTTGGAGCAGGAGCTGAAGAAATATTAATCCCTGAAGAAGATTTAGGGTTGGATAGACTTTTAGAATCCTTAAGACGCAGTAAAAAGTCTGGTAAATCATCTAGTATTGTTGTGGTAGCGGAAGGCGATAAAATTGGAAAAAATGTTTTTGAATTGAAAGATTACGTTGAAGAAAACATGGAAGAATACGAAGTGCGTGTTTCGGTATTAGGGCATATGCAACGTGGTGGATCACCATCCTGTTTTGATCGTGTTTTAGCCAGTAGAATGGGTGTGAAGGCAGTGGAAACCTTATTAGAAGGGAAAACAAATTTTATGGTTGGTATTTTAGATAATAAAATTACATTAACACCATTAGAAAAAGCCGTTAAAGGCAAAACAGAAATAAATAAAGAATTATTACGCGTGTCCGATATTATGACCACGTAA
- the gap gene encoding type I glyceraldehyde-3-phosphate dehydrogenase translates to MAKLKLGINGFGRVGRIVFRATMERPDVEVVAINDLLDVNHLAYLLKYDSVHGRFDGTVEVENGHLVVNGKTVRVTAERDPKNLKWDAVEAAVIADCTGIFKTIESAQAHIDAGAKKVVISAPSKDAPMFVMGVNHLDAKATDTIVSNASCTTNCLAPMAKIMNDNFGIEEGLMTTVHATTSSQHTVDSPSAKNYRLGRSALNNIIPTTTGAAKAVGKVIPELDGKLTGMAFRVPTANVSVVDLTVRTKKETSLEAIKKVFKEAAEGSLKGIVGYTEDAVVSQDFVSEDRTCVFDADSAIELNSRFFKLVAWYDNEYAYSYKLVELAEHINSL, encoded by the coding sequence ATGGCAAAATTAAAATTAGGAATAAACGGATTTGGACGTGTTGGTCGTATTGTATTTAGAGCAACAATGGAAAGGCCAGATGTTGAGGTAGTAGCAATTAATGATTTGCTTGATGTTAACCATTTAGCCTATTTATTAAAGTATGATTCCGTTCATGGTCGTTTTGATGGAACGGTTGAAGTGGAAAATGGCCATTTAGTTGTTAATGGAAAAACGGTGCGTGTAACAGCAGAGCGTGACCCGAAAAATTTAAAATGGGATGCCGTAGAAGCAGCTGTTATTGCTGATTGTACTGGGATTTTTAAAACTATTGAGTCGGCTCAAGCTCATATTGATGCGGGCGCCAAAAAAGTGGTAATCTCTGCACCAAGTAAAGATGCACCTATGTTTGTAATGGGTGTTAATCATTTAGATGCTAAAGCAACGGACACCATAGTTTCAAATGCCTCTTGTACAACAAATTGTTTGGCACCAATGGCTAAAATTATGAATGATAATTTTGGTATTGAAGAGGGTTTAATGACAACGGTTCATGCTACAACGTCCTCGCAACATACCGTAGATAGTCCAAGCGCCAAAAATTACCGTTTAGGGCGTTCTGCTTTAAATAATATTATCCCAACAACCACTGGAGCCGCTAAAGCCGTTGGTAAAGTTATTCCAGAATTAGATGGGAAATTAACAGGTATGGCATTTCGTGTGCCTACAGCTAATGTATCTGTTGTTGATTTAACAGTGAGAACTAAAAAAGAAACCTCTTTAGAAGCCATTAAAAAAGTATTTAAGGAAGCTGCTGAAGGTTCTTTAAAAGGAATTGTAGGTTATACCGAAGATGCTGTGGTTTCACAAGATTTTGTTAGTGAAGATCGCACCTGTGTTTTTGATGCCGATTCAGCTATTGAATTGAATTCTCGATTCTTCAAATTAGTAGCTTGGTATGATAATGAGTATGCTTATTCTTATAAATTAGTAGAATTAGCCGAGCATATTAACAGTTTATAA
- a CDS encoding N-acetylglucosamine kinase, producing the protein MIVIVDSGSTKCDWLSVDKNGNHLLEKIKTKGLNPAILQAEELYKIINEQPDLNKHKLNVSHVYFYGAGCGTEKPRLLLKQVLASIFTNALIEVKEDTYAAIRATVNKPNEAAVVCILGTGSNCSYFDGSHVHQRVNSLGYSLMDDASGNYYGKQLIRDYYFYHMPETLRTAFAETYNMDTDFIKHNLYKQPNPNAYLASFAEFMFLHKENVYIKNLIKKGLRLFSENMILQFKEEIKTVPVHFAGSISYFSKDEILEIAEEYHYKVGNIVKRPIDGLVNYHTNKNE; encoded by the coding sequence ATGATAGTAATTGTTGATAGTGGTTCTACAAAATGTGATTGGCTTTCCGTTGATAAAAATGGCAATCATTTATTAGAAAAAATAAAAACCAAAGGTTTAAACCCAGCCATTTTACAAGCGGAAGAACTTTATAAAATAATCAATGAGCAACCAGATTTAAATAAACATAAATTAAATGTTTCTCATGTCTATTTTTATGGAGCCGGTTGCGGAACTGAAAAGCCACGATTACTTTTAAAACAGGTTTTGGCATCTATCTTTACAAATGCTTTAATCGAAGTGAAGGAAGATACCTATGCAGCCATTCGAGCCACCGTTAATAAACCAAATGAGGCAGCTGTAGTTTGTATTTTAGGAACAGGTTCTAACTGTAGTTATTTTGATGGAAGCCATGTGCATCAACGCGTTAACTCGTTGGGATATTCGCTAATGGATGATGCTTCTGGGAATTACTATGGCAAACAGTTAATTCGGGATTATTATTTTTATCATATGCCAGAAACCCTCCGGACTGCTTTTGCCGAGACCTATAATATGGATACAGATTTTATTAAACACAACCTATATAAGCAACCCAATCCGAATGCCTATTTAGCCAGTTTTGCTGAATTTATGTTTTTACATAAGGAAAACGTGTATATTAAAAATTTGATAAAAAAAGGTTTGCGACTTTTCTCTGAAAATATGATTCTTCAGTTTAAAGAAGAAATTAAAACCGTTCCTGTTCATTTTGCCGGTTCTATCTCGTATTTTTCAAAAGATGAAATTTTAGAAATAGCCGAAGAATATCATTACAAAGTGGGCAACATAGTAAAACGACCAATTGATGGTTTGGTTAATTATCACACCAATAAAAACGAATAA